A window of Thermococcus aggregans contains these coding sequences:
- a CDS encoding glycoside hydrolase family 1 protein, with translation MKIKFPEYFLFGTATAAHQIEGNNKWNDWWYYEQIGKLPYKSGKACNHWELYKEDINLMAELGYNAYRFSIEWSRLFPEEGNFNEEAFNRYREIIDLLLEKGITPNVTLHHFTSPLWFMKKGGFAREENLKYWEQYVDKAADLLKGVKIVATFNEPMVYVMMGYLTAYWPPFVKSPFKAFRVASNLLKAHALAYDTLRGKFDVGIVKNIPIMLPASESERDKKAAQKADYLFNWSFLDAIWSGRYKGAFKSYKVPESDADFIGINYYTASEVKHSWNPLKFFFDAKLADLSERKTQMGWSVYPEGIYKAIKAVSRYGKPMYITENGIATLDDEWRVEFIIQHLQYVYKAIEDGYDVNGYFYWSLMDNYEWREGFEPRFGLIEIDYETFERKPRKSAYVYGEIAQKKGIKEELVEKYGLSSL, from the coding sequence ATGAAAATAAAGTTCCCAGAGTATTTTCTTTTCGGAACTGCTACAGCTGCCCATCAAATTGAAGGGAACAATAAGTGGAACGATTGGTGGTATTACGAGCAAATAGGGAAGCTCCCCTACAAGTCCGGTAAGGCATGCAACCACTGGGAACTTTATAAAGAGGATATAAACCTCATGGCAGAGCTTGGCTACAATGCCTACCGCTTTTCCATAGAGTGGAGCAGACTCTTCCCTGAGGAAGGAAATTTCAATGAAGAAGCCTTTAACCGCTACCGCGAGATTATCGATCTCCTGCTTGAGAAGGGCATAACTCCAAACGTCACACTCCACCACTTCACCTCTCCTCTGTGGTTCATGAAGAAGGGGGGCTTCGCTAGGGAGGAGAACCTCAAGTACTGGGAGCAATACGTTGATAAAGCCGCAGACCTTCTCAAAGGCGTCAAAATCGTCGCAACCTTCAACGAGCCGATGGTCTACGTCATGATGGGCTACCTCACTGCCTATTGGCCACCCTTCGTTAAGAGCCCGTTCAAGGCCTTTAGAGTTGCCTCAAACCTCCTTAAGGCCCATGCCTTGGCATATGACACACTTCGTGGCAAGTTCGATGTAGGAATTGTTAAAAACATCCCCATAATGTTACCAGCGAGTGAAAGTGAGAGAGACAAAAAAGCCGCTCAAAAGGCAGACTACCTTTTCAACTGGAGCTTCCTCGATGCAATTTGGAGTGGAAGGTATAAGGGGGCTTTTAAGTCCTACAAAGTCCCCGAGAGCGATGCGGACTTCATCGGCATAAACTACTACACCGCCAGCGAGGTAAAGCACAGTTGGAACCCACTTAAGTTCTTTTTTGACGCAAAACTGGCAGACTTAAGTGAAAGAAAGACTCAGATGGGGTGGAGCGTCTATCCAGAGGGTATTTACAAAGCAATTAAAGCTGTTTCCCGGTACGGAAAGCCAATGTACATAACGGAGAACGGAATAGCGACCCTCGACGACGAGTGGCGGGTTGAGTTCATAATTCAGCACCTCCAGTACGTCTACAAGGCCATAGAGGATGGCTATGACGTTAACGGCTACTTCTACTGGTCTCTGATGGACAACTACGAGTGGAGAGAGGGCTTTGAGCCGAGGTTTGGACTTATAGAGATCGACTACGAAACCTTTGAAAGGAAGCCCAGAAAAAGTGCTTACGTATATGGAGAAATTGCACAGAAAAAGGGAATAAAAGAGGAGTTGGTCGAAAAATATGGCTTAAGTTCTCTTTAG
- the galT gene encoding galactose-1-phosphate uridylyltransferase, whose product MRELRYNPILGQWVMVSAVRKNRPWRPKNFCPFCPGSEETGYGWEVLLLPNRFSVLSFDAPKLEKEGFYKKARAIGQCSVIVETPEHDLNDLDELSLEQMTKVVNLWKEATRELKENPHVSYVAIFRNKGEEIGVSLTHPHGQLYALPFIPLKVRIKLSNAREHYKRHGECLFCRVLEEELKGERVIYENESFVLFMPFFANWPYEVHIYPKRHVQWLTQLNEEETTDLADIMRVATGTLNSLFDRQMPYVMNIYQAPFKGSYPFYHLHIEFYPLLRDRDKIKYAAGIEMGAWEFTYDGIPEENAKKLKEACRKVFKELNARGKCP is encoded by the coding sequence ATGAGGGAGCTTCGGTATAACCCCATTTTAGGACAGTGGGTGATGGTTTCAGCAGTAAGAAAAAACCGCCCTTGGAGGCCAAAAAACTTTTGTCCCTTCTGTCCGGGAAGTGAGGAGACAGGCTATGGCTGGGAAGTTCTTCTTTTACCGAACAGGTTTTCTGTGCTCTCTTTTGATGCGCCGAAACTTGAAAAAGAGGGCTTTTACAAAAAAGCCAGAGCTATTGGCCAGTGCAGTGTCATAGTGGAAACCCCAGAGCACGACTTAAATGACCTCGACGAACTTTCCCTTGAGCAGATGACTAAGGTTGTTAATCTCTGGAAAGAGGCTACCCGAGAGTTAAAAGAAAATCCCCACGTGAGCTACGTAGCAATATTTAGAAACAAGGGTGAGGAGATAGGGGTCAGCCTGACTCATCCTCACGGGCAGCTTTACGCTCTTCCGTTCATCCCACTGAAAGTTAGAATTAAACTCAGCAATGCCCGTGAGCACTACAAGCGCCATGGCGAGTGCCTTTTCTGCAGGGTACTTGAGGAGGAGCTGAAAGGGGAGAGAGTAATCTACGAGAACGAGAGTTTTGTGCTCTTCATGCCCTTCTTCGCAAACTGGCCCTATGAGGTTCACATATATCCAAAAAGGCATGTTCAATGGCTCACTCAGCTAAACGAAGAAGAAACCACGGACTTGGCCGACATCATGAGGGTGGCCACGGGAACTCTCAACAGCCTCTTTGACAGGCAGATGCCTTATGTAATGAACATTTACCAGGCGCCGTTCAAGGGAAGCTACCCCTTCTACCATCTCCATATTGAATTCTATCCCCTCCTGAGGGACAGGGACAAAATAAAGTACGCCGCAGGGATAGAGATGGGCGCATGGGAGTTCACCTATGATGGAATCCCTGAGGAAAATGCTAAAAAGCTTAAGGAAGCTTGTAGAAAGGTCTTCAAAGAGTTGAATGCAAGAGGAAAGTGTCCTTAG
- a CDS encoding TIGR00375 family protein, translated as MLVDADLHIHSHYSKAVSKLMAFPILADNAKLKGLGIVGTGDILNPHWEKELLKAAKKVDEGTYEIKGVRFLLTAEVEDNKRVHHLLIFPSLSAVREMREALKPYSKDIESEGRSHVNLSAAEIADLANDMDVLIGPAHAFTPWTSLYKGYNSLKEAYGDAKIHFLELGLSADSYMADRIKAHHKLTYLSNSDAHSPMPHRLGREFNRFEIQEATFEEVRKTILKRGGRKIVLNAGLDPRLGKYHLTACSKCYTKYKLEDARRLNWRCEVCGGIIKKGVHDRILELADTDERPKDRPPYLHLAPLAEIISMVIGKGVETKAVKSIWERLLREFGSEIAVLVDVPVKNIAELVGEEVAKAVWAFRKEKLIVIPGGGGKYGEIKLPDEIKNAKLEEIESVEIKQENVYYKPKQSSILSFLKKT; from the coding sequence ATGCTGGTTGATGCTGACTTACACATTCACTCCCACTACTCTAAGGCGGTTTCAAAGCTAATGGCATTCCCTATTCTGGCTGATAACGCAAAGCTCAAGGGGCTTGGGATCGTAGGAACTGGCGACATTTTGAACCCCCACTGGGAAAAAGAGCTCTTAAAAGCCGCTAAAAAAGTTGATGAGGGCACTTACGAGATAAAAGGGGTCAGATTTCTCCTCACGGCTGAAGTTGAAGACAACAAAAGGGTGCATCACCTCCTTATTTTTCCTTCTCTTAGTGCGGTAAGAGAGATGCGTGAGGCACTCAAGCCGTATTCCAAAGACATCGAAAGTGAAGGACGGTCACATGTAAATCTAAGCGCCGCTGAAATAGCGGACTTGGCCAATGACATGGACGTCTTAATAGGCCCAGCCCACGCTTTTACTCCATGGACATCCCTCTACAAGGGATATAACAGCCTTAAAGAGGCTTATGGCGACGCTAAAATTCACTTCCTCGAGCTTGGGCTTTCAGCGGATTCTTACATGGCCGACAGGATAAAAGCTCACCACAAACTCACATACCTTAGCAACTCCGATGCTCACTCGCCAATGCCCCACAGACTTGGAAGAGAATTCAACCGCTTTGAAATCCAGGAGGCAACTTTCGAAGAGGTTAGAAAAACCATCCTAAAGCGCGGAGGAAGGAAGATAGTTCTCAATGCCGGTCTTGACCCCCGTTTGGGCAAATACCACTTAACTGCTTGCTCAAAGTGCTACACCAAATACAAGCTGGAGGACGCGAGAAGGCTAAACTGGAGATGCGAAGTGTGTGGGGGAATCATAAAGAAGGGAGTGCACGATAGGATTTTGGAGCTTGCCGATACAGATGAGAGGCCAAAAGACAGACCTCCTTACCTTCACCTCGCACCTCTCGCGGAGATAATCTCTATGGTAATCGGCAAAGGAGTTGAAACCAAAGCCGTAAAAAGCATATGGGAAAGACTTCTTAGGGAGTTTGGAAGTGAAATTGCTGTTTTAGTTGACGTCCCAGTAAAGAACATTGCCGAGTTAGTGGGCGAAGAAGTCGCCAAAGCCGTCTGGGCATTCAGAAAAGAAAAGCTTATCGTAATTCCCGGCGGAGGAGGCAAGTACGGTGAAATTAAGCTTCCAGATGAGATAAAAAACGCAAAGCTTGAAGAAATTGAAAGCGTAGAAATAAAGCAAGAGAACGTCTACTACAAACCCAAACAGAGTTCAATTCTGAGCTTTTTGAAAAAAACCTAA
- a CDS encoding proteasome assembly chaperone family protein, producing the protein MKETMIVVYEKPDIYDPIFIEGLPGIGLVGKLAAEHLIQELNAKKFAELYSPHFMHQVIVKKDSTVDLMRNEFYYWKSPDDEHRDLIIITGDTQVPPTDSYGHFEVVGKMLDFVEQFGTREIITMGGYQVPELEGEPRVLAAFTDLETKEKYKHLPVVFREDEGGAIVGAAGLLLGIGKLRGMKGACFLGESLGYIVDAKAAKAVLSVVAQVLNLEIDMSALDERAKETEEILKKVQEMQRAMFEQQMPQPGHEEEDRGYL; encoded by the coding sequence ATGAAGGAAACTATGATAGTTGTTTATGAAAAGCCAGATATATACGACCCAATATTTATCGAAGGTCTGCCTGGAATTGGTTTAGTTGGTAAACTTGCCGCGGAGCATTTGATTCAAGAGCTTAATGCGAAGAAATTTGCCGAACTTTACTCTCCTCACTTCATGCATCAGGTTATAGTGAAGAAGGACTCCACAGTGGACTTGATGAGAAACGAGTTCTACTACTGGAAGAGCCCAGACGATGAGCATAGAGACCTAATAATTATCACGGGAGACACTCAAGTGCCCCCAACTGACAGCTATGGCCACTTTGAAGTGGTTGGCAAGATGCTCGACTTCGTGGAGCAGTTTGGAACGAGAGAAATAATCACAATGGGCGGTTATCAAGTGCCAGAGCTTGAAGGAGAACCAAGGGTTTTGGCAGCTTTCACTGACCTTGAAACAAAGGAAAAATACAAACACTTACCCGTAGTCTTTAGAGAAGACGAAGGAGGGGCAATAGTCGGAGCAGCAGGTTTGCTTTTGGGCATTGGAAAGCTTAGAGGCATGAAGGGCGCATGCTTCTTAGGCGAAAGCCTTGGGTATATCGTGGACGCAAAAGCAGCCAAGGCTGTTCTAAGCGTTGTGGCACAAGTTCTTAACTTAGAGATAGACATGAGCGCCCTTGACGAGAGGGCAAAAGAAACAGAGGAAATCCTCAAAAAAGTCCAAGAGATGCAGAGGGCAATGTTCGAGCAGCAAATGCCACAGCCAGGTCATGAAGAGGAGGATAGAGGTTACCTTTGA
- a CDS encoding RNA-protein complex protein Nop10 — MRFRIRKCPKCGRYTLKEVCPVCGEKTKSAHPPKFSPEDPYGEYRRRLKRELLGIGVKK; from the coding sequence ATGAGGTTCAGAATTAGAAAATGCCCAAAATGTGGTAGGTACACTTTAAAAGAGGTTTGCCCTGTTTGTGGGGAAAAAACAAAATCGGCTCATCCTCCAAAGTTTTCCCCGGAGGATCCATATGGGGAGTATAGAAGGAGGCTTAAGAGAGAATTACTTGGCATTGGGGTGAAAAAATGA
- a CDS encoding translation initiation factor IF-2 subunit alpha: protein MPRRAKEFPEEGEFVVATVKSIHHYGAFLTLDEYPGKEGFMHISEVAPTFVRNIRDYLKEGQKVVAKVIRVDPSKGHIDLSLKRVKQQERKAKLQEFKRAQKAENLLKMAAEKLGKDFETAWREVWVPLEKEYGEVYAAFEDAAQNGIEVLKGLVPDEWLPVLEEIIKNYVEIPTVTIDAEFEITVPIPNGIEIIKEALIRARDRANEEQGIEVKFSYLGAPRYRIDITAPDYYKAEEVLEKIASEILRVIKQAGGEASLMRKEKKIRKIKRREA from the coding sequence ATGCCGAGGAGAGCTAAAGAATTTCCGGAAGAAGGAGAGTTTGTTGTTGCTACCGTTAAGAGCATCCACCACTACGGTGCATTCTTAACACTTGACGAGTATCCCGGAAAAGAGGGTTTCATGCACATAAGTGAAGTTGCTCCAACTTTTGTAAGAAATATTAGGGATTACCTCAAAGAAGGTCAAAAGGTCGTAGCAAAGGTAATACGTGTAGATCCAAGCAAGGGGCACATAGACCTAAGCCTTAAGAGAGTCAAGCAGCAGGAAAGAAAAGCAAAGCTCCAAGAGTTCAAAAGAGCTCAAAAGGCAGAGAATCTCCTAAAAATGGCAGCTGAAAAACTTGGTAAAGACTTTGAAACTGCTTGGAGAGAAGTTTGGGTGCCCCTTGAAAAGGAGTATGGAGAAGTTTATGCTGCCTTTGAAGACGCCGCCCAGAACGGTATCGAGGTTCTCAAGGGTCTTGTTCCAGATGAGTGGTTACCGGTTCTTGAGGAGATAATAAAGAATTATGTTGAAATCCCAACCGTTACAATAGATGCAGAGTTTGAAATAACCGTTCCCATTCCTAACGGCATCGAAATCATAAAAGAAGCCCTCATAAGAGCCAGGGATAGGGCAAATGAAGAGCAGGGAATAGAAGTGAAATTCAGCTATTTGGGAGCTCCGAGATACAGAATAGACATCACCGCTCCAGACTACTATAAGGCTGAGGAGGTCTTGGAGAAGATAGCCTCGGAGATACTTCGGGTTATAAAACAAGCCGGTGGAGAGGCCTCTCTTATGAGGAAGGAGAAAAAGATAAGGAAAATAAAGAGGAGAGAGGCATGA
- a CDS encoding 30S ribosomal protein S27e, which produces MPKNLIPMPRSRFLRVKCIDCGNEQIVFSHPATKVRCLVCGSTLVEPAGGKGIIKAKILEVLE; this is translated from the coding sequence ATGCCCAAGAACCTCATCCCAATGCCAAGATCAAGGTTCCTCAGGGTTAAGTGCATTGACTGTGGAAATGAGCAGATCGTTTTCAGCCACCCTGCAACAAAGGTTCGCTGCTTAGTTTGTGGTTCAACTCTCGTTGAGCCAGCTGGTGGAAAGGGAATCATAAAGGCAAAGATTCTCGAAGTTCTTGAGTGA
- a CDS encoding 50S ribosomal protein L44e — MKYPKQIRTYCPFCKKHTVHKVERVKKRPRSELSAGQRRFRRILKGYKGFPRPNPTGREKPVKKLDLRFRCTECGKAHTRGEGFRVKKFELV, encoded by the coding sequence ATGAAATACCCAAAGCAGATAAGAACATACTGTCCGTTTTGTAAGAAGCACACAGTTCACAAGGTGGAAAGAGTAAAGAAGAGACCAAGAAGTGAGCTTAGTGCAGGTCAGAGAAGATTCAGGAGAATTCTCAAAGGTTACAAGGGTTTCCCAAGACCAAATCCAACTGGAAGAGAAAAGCCAGTGAAAAAGCTTGACCTCAGATTCAGATGCACAGAGTGCGGAAAGGCACATACAAGAGGAGAAGGATTTAGAGTAAAGAAGTTCGAGCTTGTGTGA